The sequence ACGATAGATTTTGATGTAACATCCTCATCGTACCATATGGTAGTTGAAAGTCATCCTTGTGATTCGCATTTACCTTCTCGTTCCCTAAGTAGTGATTCATGTGGTGCCCTAATCGGATTAGCTTCTGATAGATGCAATGCATACCAAAAGATGTGCTTGTGGAATTCATTAACTAGAGAACGCAAGAATATGTTTATACGAACATCAATCCGTTGCAGAAACTATGCATACTTGTTCAGAAATGGGGTTTATTATGATTGTAAAATTGATGATTACAAGTTGTTCAAATTAGAGTGCTATGAAGGATATGACGATGAGTCTTGTAAAGTTTGGGTCTCTAGATTAGGTTCAAATACATGGCATCGTATTGCAGAGATGCGTTATGATGTATCACGTCACTCTGATATATGTGTGACGCCTTTAAATGGAATTATTCATTGGATAGAAGAGAGTAAAGTTATATTTTCGTTCGATATAGTTGAGATGCAAACCAAAGAAATCCAAATACCCAGTTGCTATTTAGAAAATGAGTCATACCCGTTTGATGATATGGAAGTGGGTGTTTTGGGAGAGCAACTTTACCTATCAGTTAATGCTGCAGACAACATTGATCTATGCGTGATGAAAGATTATGGAGTTGTAGATTCTTGGACCAAAATTTTCAGCcttttgaaaaatgaaattaactTTGGTTATTTATGGCCCCTGCATTATCTCAACAAGAATTGCGAGATTCTATTACATGCATATGTATGTGTagaagatgaagattctgacAAGGATGTTTTAGTCTCTTATGACTTAAAAAGTGGAAGACTTGTGACTCTGGATATCCCCTGCCTGCCAAAGTATTTTTCTCCGACAACTGTGGTTGGAAGTCTAGTTTCACCCAATTCAGGTACATTCGTCGGAGTAGCAAATATTTCTAAGGTGGCGTGACCCAAATTTCGTAAAGCTGCTTACTgctattaaagaagaaaaaaaaaatccaaactttTAGCTTGATTGTGAGCTTTACCGTACACTGAAGTTCATTAGGCGACAACTCTTTTCAATTGCAATTGGTAATGACAAACTAGTGACGGCTCTTTCTTCTCTACGAGGTTATCCAGCACTAATACTTTATTCATTACACTTGAAAGATGATCAGTTACAGTTTTAGGATAGTTGAAGTAAAAACTTCTAAGAAATTTGAAACATGTGGATGACCGACCGAGATATATCGATCCAGAAAACCAGCTGAATCCGAGCTCACCTTTTCTATAAGTTCACCAAGCCATCTCTTTGCTCagataaaattatatacatgaaAAACATGGATTACTGTCGTTTTCAACTCTTTCCAATTAAGTAAGATCAATTTCCTAGTCTTAAACTAAACCCTAGTTTCTCGAGTAATCAAATCCAAACTGTACTAGGATTCTAGGAATCTATATCTTCAAATTAAGTCGGTTCACTATTTAGGAAATCCTTCCTAAAAGAAGCCAGCTTCTATAAGCCTATAAATATTCAACCACACCCTCTTGACTCTCATATCAAATGTTCCCGGTCTCCTATCTTTTTCTCTCTCAAAGTTCTCAGATTGTTGGAATATATGGCACGTGAAATCAGAGAGTACGTGCATATAAGATATCAGAAGACTAATTCAATTCTAGAAGATAACCTTCTCCTAGTCAAAGATAAAGTTTGTTATTTATCTTAGGTTTACTGTTTCTCTTGTAATCCTATAAATAGGAACCAATAAGCTACATGTAAACTATCTCAGAATATTTTGATGATCATGAATAcaattcaccctacggggtttctCAGTGGATGTAGGTCAGTGACCGAACCACTTTAAACATTGTCTTCTTTGATTTCTGCTTTCCGATCTATGAaccctcgatacccataatttattatggtatcagagcggggagatccgctcaaGTTGCTTCCGCTTTCTATatttttttgttatcatattgatTTTCTTATAGTTATGGGTATAATCTATTCCGCTGCACCTTCTTTTCTCAACTCTGGTAATTCAGGATCACCCGTATCTATTGCCAATATCAGTGATTTAGTCTCACCTGATGTTTCTCCAAATACTACTAATAATCCAGTAGTATCTTCTACAGTTCCTTCACCTAATCGCAACTCATGCTCAGCACGTAACAGTGCTTCCCAATCTAGAGCTAGgttaaaaattttttttttttcctacaaCTCAATCTTCATGGCCATGATGGTGATCAGTCAGATCCTATAATGGAAACTCACAACATCAACAGTTCTGACAAGGATACTGCATTGTCTCCCAGTAGTCCCTATTACGTCCATCAACGGTTCTAACATGGTCAGAGCAGAAATGCTCTCGATCCATCGCTCCCCATCTAAAACTTTTAACTtattttttcatcaaagttaaaatcaGTAGTGGATATCATCTTCTTTTGTTTCAGTCCAAATATATCTCCTCATAGAGAGGTCAATCAAATTGTGCTTAAGTTTTTCACGTTCGCAATCTCCGGTAATTAATTTAACATagttactgttttttttttttttttttttttcataatcttTGTGGTCGATCTCTTTGAACTTTCAAGCGTGAAGTGCTTTGATACTTTCGTTCATCGATCATTAATATTGTCTCCAATCTTAATCTTTTTCCTGAGACTCTTCCATCCATTCAATTTTTGGTAATCCTAGTTGACTCCTTCAAAGCCAAATCAATCAAATGTCCAAAATATCCGCATCTTCCCTTTCCGGGAATAGACTTTTATTATTTCTCCGTCAATCAAAATTGTTAACACCGTATGTGTTATGATACCGGTAATCCCTTAATTATCTTCACTGGAAACCAGAAAATATTTCCATTTTTATgtgaaatgattttattttcgaaGTATTTTCCGTTCAAAATATATTTGGTACATCCTATATATTTTTCTCCAAAATATATATCGCAGTACTCTTTGTTCTTGTTGATGTTCAATATGTATTGCATTTTCACGAAAATGTTCTCTATCAACATCCTGAGTTTCCTCCGGGTACAACCGATGACATAATAATGATCAATTGAGTTCATATCAAATCGAACTTTCTTCTTTCTCTACTGAATCAATCTTTTGCTCCTTAACCATTTTTTGTTCAACGTAATCCCATTGTTCTCCTATATCATTGACTATGGAAAGCTAATCTTGTCAATGATTTTCGTTTGATCAATCAATTATCTAATTAGTTTAAACAagttataattaatctagttggtTTTTCGACTAAATATATCTATTGTCGAATCATTCACTGTCAACACAATGGATCATGTGTTTGCATTAGCCTTTATGATTCTGGGAAGGAACAATCTTTTGGAAAGACGATCCCAGTCATTTTACTGACGATATCCATCAAATGAATTCTTCATTTTTTGTGCTCAATTACCTTTAAAAGATGTTATTTTGCATTTTAGCAAGATCTCCTTATCAGAACCGAATGGAACTTAATTAATGTTTCTGATTCAAACCTTCATGTTTTTGCACTTTGTGCAACTCATCATTCACCCAAATAAATTaaatcgtgtttttttttttcttttctcacatGGCAGATTTTATTGGTTCCTGTCATTATATGGATGGTGTTCTCCACACCGATTAAACAGTTACGCAGTAATGGTGTTTTACATTCTTTGCAGCACTGAGCAATATTTCTTTACTAAAGATTATGTAGTGAGTCCACCTACAAATCAATTGAATCTTTATTCAACTaacgacaaaaaaaaaacttctccTGTACAATAACCTTCATATCCGTCATCCTCACATGATTCCGGTGGTATCGAATCCAGTCGGAACATTTCCGTCCATATTACAAATGGGTGTAAATATTAGCTGACCCATCGATTGTCGACATCTCAGCCACTCGatggatttctattttcttggtcATACCCGATGACTTTGAAGATCATTTTACTGCTTCGGTTATGTAGTTCGCTGAAGTTCAAGTCACGATCCAATCGCTTCCGCaacttaatttattttattattcatGTTCTATTGAGATGATCAATCAGTGTTCCTATTCCTATTCCTGTTTCGGTATCAATAGACagaaaatatctctctttttGGGATCTTTATCCAAAAATTAAATTGTTCATCCTGCTCCTTTTTTATGAGCAAATATATGCTTCACAGTGATGGATTTCCATTCATAGCATCCTTATTGTTTATTAGGATATTTCACCTTACATCTATCTTTTGTTCTTGTTATCAAGAATATTTTGAATTCCGAAAGTTCTTCACATTTTCAAATGCTCTACCATTATGGTAATCATCAAGCAAAATATCACTGCTTCAAGTATATCTCCTCTTAGAGGCCAAAGTTTCTGCATTATGCTCACGTTTTAGTGGGAATTATTAATTGGTATATTTTTGTGCTCTTTCTGTGATCTGTTTCAAGCGTGAAGTGTGTGCATCACTGCATTGACATCCCGTTCGCTGCATGGATCATTAATTTTGTCTCGATTTTCCTTAATCAGATGAGTTTGGAGTAATAATTTCTAATCGATATCTATGGTCATTTTCTTCCCGAAACTAGTATCTATATTTGTTTGCGAAAATCTCTCCGAACATCAATGTTCGGTCTATTGTTATTTTCTTTCCGAAAATACTTATTATTATTCTCTCACAAAGTCAGTCTTTGATTTTCAGTTAATCAGATATTCCGTCAATATCAGACCTAATGAAATTTAGGCTATTGTCAGTTATGTTGACAAAGTCCACATTTTCTCAAATCACtttactttgttttttttccAAAAGCTTGGAGACGAATATGGTGGTTTTCTTTCTTACAcctatttcaaaattttaatcgaaatatgattaatttttatcatgattttgaataaatcgAATGAGATATTGAATCAAAATTAAGTTTTCGTATATCTCTTCACTTATGCCTTCAATGCATGATGAGCATTCTCAAAAATTAGGCTATTACTTCTTAAGTTGTTGTGTTGCAAACTCAACTTTTTATCAAGACATCTGGTCTTTCTCCCTGCATTTAGGGATGCTTAATACGGTGGATTTATTTTATTTCACCGATTTGAATTTTTTAATCTTTTGTAGCATTTTTGGTTCCATTTGTGAAGTCAAGTGAATTGCTCATAACCCCTCCGGAAGAAgatagctaaaaaaaaaaaaaaaaaaaaattgctatcCTTTTATTATTTCTGAAAGTTAACCATGAAGTAGGTGCGAAGATCCGAAGTTAAGATATCAAGTCAGCTCGGTAATCAAAGATCAAGCTACGAAGTTTAGAAGATTTTTTTCAAGTTGCACACTACAATCTTCTTTTCcgtgtccaacttgagggggggtgttgGAATATATGGCACGTGAAATCAGAGAGTACGTGCATATAAGATATCAGAAGACTAATTCAATTCTAGAAGATAACCTTCTCCTAGTCAAAGATAAAGTTTGTTATTTATCTTAGGTTTACTGTTTCTCTTGTAATCCTATAAATAGGAACCAATAAGCTACATGTAAACTATCTCAGAATATTCTGATGATCATGAATAcaattcaccctacggggtttctCAGTGGATGTAGGTCAGTGACCGAACCACTTTAAACATTGTCTTCTTTGATTTCTGCTTTCCGATCTATGAaccctcgatacccataatttattacagatttttttttcctccaaaATCGCCATTTTCTAGCTTTAAAATGGCATCGGGTATTTTTCGATTTTCTGTGATTGtttttttggttttgcttttcgGTTCATCTTTATATGTTAATGCTGATGATAGCGTGAAGGGGTGTCCTTTCACCTCAATATATAACTTTGGTACGTTATCCAAGAATACTGGCACACATGGTAATTCTGAAGTTATAGATTACATATCATCAGCGTTTCATCTTCCTTCACCTAAGCCATATGCAGTAAATAAGGAAGATTGGAAGTTTCCTTATGGAGCAGACTTAGCAGTAGAAGGTGCAACTGCGCTTGAGTGGTCGTTTACAAACAGTTCTATCAGCAAACAAGTTGGCGAGTTCATGACGCATTTGTCATCTATTTGCTCAAATGGTGACGAGTGCAGGAAGAAGCTTCGTCATGCAGTTTTCTTGGTGGAGGAATTTGGAAGCAGGGACTACTATCCTGCGCCCTTAGAGGGTATACACACCACGGAGGTGCTGGATAATCTCGTGCCTAAAGTAGTTGAATCAATTACAAATTCTGTAATTAGATTGACCCATACTGGTGCTAAGAACATCATGGTTCATGGAACTTTACCTTTTGGATGCCAACCAAATTATTTGCAGCAGTTCGGTAGCAAACATCCAACCAGCAAGGATCACTCGTACAGGTGTTTGAATAAATTCAACTTGCTCTCCAGGAATCAAAATAGCCATCTACACCGGGCACTGGTGGAGCTAAGAAGCCAGCATCCTGGGGTTCAGATAGTATTTGCTGATTAGTATAATGCGTATATAGGCCTCCTCAAGAGTCTAAGAAAAACTTGTGGTAGAAGTAAAGGTGGTGATGCTAGTGCAGTTTGTTCTGATCCTAAAATATACATTCACTTGGACGAGAATCATTTAACGCAAGAGGCTAACAAATTTATGGCAGAAGCGATCATCACTGGAGGTTTCGTCTATCCCAAACTCAATCTACCTGACAGGTTTCATTGTGTGATGTAGTCAAGTCTCAATACATGTTGTGAAAGAACAGAAAGCAAGTGAAAGATGCCCGAAGGGTGTCTTTCTAGAGTCCGGGTGGTGTTATTCTATTCTGAATTAATTTCCCTTGTAATTCTTATGTCAGGCCAATCTAGCTCTCCCCACGAATCAGTAGTAATGATATTTGTTAAATAGCATTCTTTTTTATGTGATTTGCTCTTACTCTTTATTGTAATGGTGTTTTTATTCGTAATGGTTATGGGATAGTATTGCATTCCCATTCTCAGTTGGTTATTAATTATGTTGAATTCTCAAAAAACTACCAAATTTTTTGTAATTTAGTTTCTTGATTGTTGTTAATTATCTTACTTCTTTTTTGTTAAGATGTATTTCTGGACTTATTTTGTTGCTTTATTTCTTTTGAAGAAATTTTGATGTTGTAACCATGTTTCGGCTTTTTATCTAATGGAAATTTAGCAGTCCGGATATCGGTCGAGGAAGAAGTATTTAAATTTCCACCTTTTGCATACATTTAACATGCACCAGCATGACTTTCAAGCCAGcgtctacatgaagtatgtgcagctaaaaaaatgcataatggatcatgcatctaaactaaataatgcataagacattatgcatctaaaacataaaatgatgcataaccagaaaagtgaaaacaaataatgcataatgtcttatgcatctaaactaaataatgcataagacattatgcatctaaaacagaaatgatgcataaccagaaaagtgaaaacaaataatgcataagacattatgcatctaaactaaataatgcataagacattatgcatgtgcatcgaaaaggatgcattatcagaaaaattaccattttcagcattgatagcggttgcagccatgaggcatcctctatatgtccctgtaagaaaggtagcatcgacataaaccatggggcgaaggtaacggtaaccatggatgcatgcctcgaaagcaataaaaagacgcacaaacttaATTGAAGGTGCAtcatcttctaattcagctgaactatcctcgttcgcttcaggttcatccgtttgaacttgaaaatcaatccaactcccaggatttgtgctgcgaatggaatctacataccatgaaagatgcgaatacgacatggcttcatcaccaaatatatcctcatacactttctctcttccgttgtaagcttggtagtatttcacattgatcccgtagctagttttgaaaaactttggcaaatcagatgctttgaaactcggatcacttcggatttcatccttgataagactagaaacaaatttactgctgagcctgtggaaaagcctttcagttccaacaccacaggtatgactgctctcatatttcttaaccttaagcatcctgttttcaacatcaacaacacaaaccttatactcccaagggcaattttcttttgagcattttgcatagaacctgctaggttcattcttcttatatacaagaacacgcccagcttttaactcgtatttcttcactacgatacgtacctctactacacctccaaaaaacactttaccaacttaACCAAGTAATTTATCCAAACCTTCAGccctaagaaccttgttaacaggcacagaaccatctttaaggaaattcaccatagcttgttcgggttcaggttctattacacgactacttgaaactctactacgacttctggaagaattacagccaacttcgacaagtaaatcaaagctcttctgacctttacagtggcaacaagatacaaaacattgaagcagaatatcagaatcaactcgcacaaacttgcttccatcattaaaggaaaatctgacatgatgCGGTAATAAACGAGTCCAGTTCTGGCAAACGGAtgtcttcaaagactccaaagttgtgttgacatcaaaaggatgtgctaagaattcactgaagtagtgaattacatctagtgcactaccaacatgcattttcaccctgcaaaacacaaaagacaaaaaaccaaacatatctatcctgcatattccttcacaaaaattcttactcaaaattaaaagatcaaatcaacaacagcaaaaaatctacattaaccataatcagatgagaaatcaacaggatatcaaaatcaataacagataacagatcaaatataagaatggaaaaacaaatcaaataaaaaatccaacagaacagaagcaaaacctagtaaattggtatgtcaacatcggaacatgaaatcgaaacaaaaaaatttaattgaaaatatctacattgatgttaacaaattcaaaacctagaaaataaacaaaaacaagcttaaaagatctaaaaaacgattcgaaaaactaaattaagcttcgaaaacctaaaataatagatcctaatcttacagaaactaaaacatagaatcgaatcaagattaaacaaaaatcagaatcaagattggaataaaaacgaacgaacctgaagctttgctgagtaaattgaatctctctcggtaatcaaggacaagtgaggctaaagcttgttgagtaaattgaatcaatctctctataatcaatctctcgaaaataaacaggattttgaaattgaaagtgaggctaaactaggaaataaaaaagaaaataaacgaattttgaaaactctgggcCTGCAAATAATTTGTTGGCTGCTGTTGGGTTCGCCCGTGAGATTTTGTGagggtgggtttcacagtaggaaaatgtgtaagaatgggtctccctgtagttttcacattatcttctaaaaaattaaaaacaacctACGTTCACATGAGATAAGAATGTAACCTCCCCCATGTACTCCTTCAGGTTCTTTCCTCTACATGTATCTGTAATCTATATCAAGTTTCATAAAAACTACTTTCAAATGCTTTTATATAGGACGTGAACATGCAGGTAAGTAAGGGTTTTGATTTTATATATCTCTAATGTGGGATTCGTTTAGAATCGGTTCTCCTAAATTTTGTtactgaagttagggtttcgaagtattttcattttttttttaattcaccaTTGTTCTATACTTATAATAAGGTTATCCTATATGAATTAAAAAAATTCCATATGAAGCATTTTTGAATTAAGGAATCAAGTTACTCATTCCTTTCAATAGATGTTCATTGATTTCCAATTTGGATTGTACTTTACCTTAActggtaaaaaaaaattggttgtcTATTTGATTTCCTGGTACGATAAACTAAGAACATTATTTCAATTGGTTTCAGAATTGCAATCGGTGATCTCGCAGATTCGATAAATCCAAAGGGTGGTGCTGCTGCTTCTCATCTCTTCATCTTAATTAGTTTTGAGTTTTGAGTGGATTTCTTGTGTTCTGCATTTGGGATATTCCTGGTAGTAAGCCACGACTCAACATCtgtcaaatcaaaaccctaactttgtatTCATTTTCAAGTTATTAATCTCTAAAATTTAACATAATatgtaatttttgaaatctttGTTGGTGTATTTGCTATTAGGTACATTTGCTATTACATAGAAAGCAAACATGGGAGGGAAAGAGTGGTCCTTCAATATATCTGGTGAGACGTAAAGGAAAGATGAGTTGTGTAAATTATAATCCGTAAAATTCAGGACAAACTTAAATCGTGGAGAAGTAAGTCCCAGTTCCCCTAAACTCTCTTCTTTCCTCGTCTTTCTTCAATGTTTAGATTTACAGAGAAGAAAAGAATGTTAAGGTTTTTGATTACTTCACCTAGGATTATTTAATAATCATTTCATCTGATTTGATTTTCTGAATATAGGGTTACTCTGTAATCAACAAGATCTTTATggattctaatcaggtttttttCTTCAACTGGACCAAGAAGATTGAATACGTATGTGACACGGGAAAATTGATTGATAGAGATGAGGCTTGAGATTTTATTTTTATCCATGGTTAAGAAATTGGATCAGGTAAAGCCAGGCTTAGGTATTTTGTTTTGTATGATATTAGGTAGGCTTCAAATCTATCTTGATACATTAACATTTGATGTTGTTTAATCAGCTagggttgattttttttttattattctcatCTTATTACATGATTATCGAAGTAGAACTAAACTGTGTGTAATTATCCATTTTGTAAATATAATTTGGGGCGTTTCTTTAAGTAATGATCGGTTTTGTGAAATCTAACTTAGAATTCATGTAGTTTCCAATTCATATGACAATTGCGTTTTTGAAACATACTTGTATGTATAAATTATCCTCCATTCCGAAGCTATAATTCTTATTAATAATCAGATTTTTTTTCTCAATATGATGACTAATGACGCCTAAATGCAGATACTCATTATGATGAATACTGTAGGTGTAACACCCCATTTTTTTTAGCATggagcatgctaaaagatgcgccatggcctgagatgaagcttcatccaaagcttccattGGTTGGCAAGAGGTAGATTGTCTTAAGGCCAATAGCGCAcaaaaatggcgcattatgtgtgGCATTTGTCCAAGAGCCAAATATCGCataatcatgatgcattaggccagttgggtaggtggccttgagcttgcagcaTAATCATtgcacattatgaaaattattgtcCTAGAaacaatatcgcacaatcattgtgcatcagaccAGAGAGGGTTGGCCGAACGAGTGTTACGCAATCcttgaacacaatcattgcgaactaaagcaatcattgcgatgaacagtgaagcaagcatgtcaatctgCTCCTCTAAACATATTTGtaaaaattccattaagacatatatagggggggggggggtagttggttgaaggtgcatatgcggactatgtaccaagtaagcttcatagctttgccggaagagtataaatgatgcctaaggc comes from Papaver somniferum cultivar HN1 chromosome 7, ASM357369v1, whole genome shotgun sequence and encodes:
- the LOC113293885 gene encoding GDSL esterase/lipase At1g28570-like, producing MASGIFRFSVIVFLVLLFGSSLYVNADDSVKGCPFTSIYNFGTLSKNTGTHGNSEVIDYISSAFHLPSPKPYAVNKEDWKFPYGADLAVEGATALEWSFTNSSISKQVGEFMTHLSSICSNGDECRKKLRHAVFLVEEFGSRDYYPAPLEGIHTTEVLDNLVPKVVESITNSVIRLTHTGAKNIMVHGTLPFGCQPNYLQQFGSKHPTSKDHSYRCLNKFNLLSRNQNSHLHRALVELRSQHPGVQIVFAD
- the LOC113293884 gene encoding F-box protein CPR1-like; this encodes MHHQHAVQNNKFSVLVSSYKDSSYTDKDVYYTIDFDVTSSSYHMVVESHPCDSHLPSRSLSSDSCGALIGLASDRCNAYQKMCLWNSLTRERKNMFIRTSIRCRNYAYLFRNGVYYDCKIDDYKLFKLECYEGYDDESCKVWVSRLGSNTWHRIAEMRYDVSRHSDICVTPLNGIIHWIEESKVIFSFDIVEMQTKEIQIPSCYLENESYPFDDMEVGVLGEQLYLSVNAADNIDLCVMKDYGVVDSWTKIFSLLKNEINFGYLWPLHYLNKNCEILLHAYVCVEDEDSDKDVLVSYDLKSGRLVTLDIPCLPKYFSPTTVVGSLVSPNSGTFVGVANISKVA